Proteins from a single region of Kluyveromyces lactis strain NRRL Y-1140 chromosome A complete sequence:
- a CDS encoding uncharacterized protein (some similarities with uniprot|P32768 Saccharomyces cerevisiae YAR050W), with the protein MMLTKGFSLLLLFLLPFSNAESQNTDGGTILGCKPSKNSPSSGFEVAYYHYPMVPSGKGCYNYDATYQTEAYQHGGYETYGGGLIGKSSGVTDLTFKSTAASNSCSKPVKARLPSNYNYNTQITVTNFSMLITGYFYAPKTGSYEFILDYIDDLTYLNVGAGRAFDCCGKTSSVSNPGPFDLSVMWPQTQNTATVYLLGGFYYPLRIFYINREGVGGLTVTFKDADGVLHKTFKNFIFSIPDGKECPVPVHTTTVPWDESYTTTFTTVSEYTNDSGKTVTENVIVVQTPEVHTATTTYTGWTGTETKTYATETITVTGEDGIPTIKTIYSVKTPEVNTATTTYTGWTGTETKTYATETITVTGEDGIPTIKTIYSVKTPEVNTETTTYTGWTGTETKTYATETITVTGEDGIPTIKTIYSVKTPEVNTATTTYTGWTGTETKTYATETITVTGEDGIPTIKTIYSVKTPEPETTAHTATTTYIKWGGKITTTYATEKVTFTGEDGKPTIETIYYVKTPVEKTPYGHTSTTAYTSWGGKITTTYATEKVTFTGEDGKPTIETIYYVKTPVEKTPYGHTSTTAYTSWGGKITTTYATEKVTFTGEDGKPTIETIYYVKTPVEKTPYGHTSTTAYTSWGGKITTTYATEKVTFTGEDGKPTIETIYYVKTPVEKTPYGHTSTTAYTSWGGKITTTYATEKVTFTGEDGKPTIETIYYVKTPVEKTPYGHTSTTAYTSWGGKITTTYATEKVTFTGEDGKPTIETIYYVKTPVEKTPYGHTSTTAYTSWGGKITTTYATEKVTFTGEDGKPTIETIYYVKTPVEKTPYGHTSTTAYTSWGGKITTTYATEKVTFTGEDGKPTIETIYYVKTPVEKTTYGHTSTTAYTSWTGEYSTTFATKVVTIIGGDGKPTVKTIYSVQTPESVKPSFSGWFSNTTTSHTITSSSTSSDSTTSDITSTEPIFSLTTVTTTSNGVTTVYTTTCPIDTTLTESTSCESLTSKSKTEHETTSSQISYSTNSKEEEGEEDVFNNERPTSTESNEELISSTQIVSLSQTEVTPSSDIIITSYASSATETVQEQHSFEGETQTLSSSSSTADTISVFEGSAVKLLVTPFIAVFLALL; encoded by the coding sequence ATGATGCTGACGAAaggtttttctttgctaTTGCTGTTTTTACTACCTTTCAGTAATGCAGAGTCACAGAATACTGATGGTGGGACCATTCTCGGTTGTAAGCCTTCCAAGAATTCTCCCTCTTCAGGTTTTGAAGTCGcttattatcattatccaATGGTACCTTCAGGAAAAGGATGCTATAATTACGATGCTACTTACCAAACCGAAGCTTACCAACACGGTGGCTATGAGACCTATGGTGGTGGATTAATCGGTAAGAGTTCTGGTGTCACTGATTTGACTTTCAAGTCTACTGCTGCCAGCAACAGTTGTTCCAAACCAGTTAAGGCTAGATTGCCATCCAACTATAATTATAATACCCAAATTACTGTCACCAATTTCTCCATGTTAATTACCGGCTATTTTTATGCTCCAAAGACCGGTAGTTATGAATTTATCTTGGACTACATTGACGATCTTACATATTTGAATGTGGGTGCCGGTAGAGCCTTCGACTGTTGTGGGAAGACCTCATCAGTATCTAATCCAGGACCGTTCGATCTTTCTGTTATGTGGCCTCAAACTCAAAACACTGCAACTGTATATCTGTTGGGTGGTTTCTATTATCCGCTCAGAATCTTTTACATTAACAGAGAGGGTGTTGGTGGATTAACTgttactttcaaagatgctGATGGTGTTCTTCACAAGactttcaagaactttatCTTTTCAATCCCCGATGGTAAAGAATGTCCTGTTCCAGTTCATACGACTACTGTACCATGGGACGAATCTTATACTACAACTTTTACCACAGTGTCCGAATACACCAATGACTCTGGTAAAACTGTTACTGAGAACGTCATCGTCGTCCAGACTCCGGAGGTTCACACCGCCACGACCACCTACACGGGGTGGACTGGTACTGAAACCAAAACATACGCTACTGAAACCATCACGGTTACCGGCGAAGATGGAATTCCAACGATCAAGACCATCTACTCTGTTAAGACTCCGGAGGTAAATACCGCCACGACCACCTACACAGGTTGGACTGGTACTGAAACCAAAACATACGCTACTGAAACCATCACGGTTACCGGTGAAGATGGAATTCCAACGATCAAGACCATCTACTCTGTTAAGACTCCGGAGGTAAATACCGAGACAACAACATATACAGGTTGGACTGGTACTGAAACCAAAACATACGCTACTGAAACCATCACGGTTACCGGTGAAGATGGAATTCCAACGATCAAGACCATCTACTCTGTTAAGACTCCGGAGGTAAATACCGCCACGACCACCTACACAGGTTGGACTGGTACTGAAACCAAAACATACGCTACTGAAACCATCACGGTTACCGGTGAAGATGGAATTCCAACGATCAAGACCATCTACTCTGTTAAGACTCCTGAACCGGAAACCACAGCGCATACTGCTACCACGACATACATTAAGTGGGGTGGTAAAATCACCACGACATATGCAACCGAGAAGGTGACTTTCACTGGCGAAGACGGTAAGCCTACCATCGAGACCATCTATTATGTCAAGACGCCTGTAGAGAAAACTCCTTATGGACATACGTCTACAACCGCGTACACCAGCTGGGGTGGTAAGATAACCACTACTTATGCAACCGAGAAGGTGACTTTCACTGGCGAAGACGGTAAGCCTACCATCGAGACCATCTATTATGTCAAGACGCCTGTAGAGAAAACTCCTTATGGACATACGTCTACAACCGCGTACACCAGCTGGGGTGGTAAGATAACCACTACTTATGCAACCGAGAAGGTGACTTTCACTGGCGAAGACGGTAAGCCTACCATCGAGACCATCTATTATGTCAAGACGCCTGTAGAGAAAACTCCTTATGGACATACGTCTACAACCGCGTACACCAGCTGGGGTGGTAAGATAACCACTACTTATGCAACCGAGAAGGTGACTTTCACTGGCGAAGACGGTAAGCCTACCATCGAGACCATCTATTATGTCAAGACGCCTGTAGAGAAAACTCCTTATGGACATACGTCTACAACCGCGTACACCAGCTGGGGTGGTAAGATAACCACTACTTATGCAACCGAGAAGGTGACTTTCACTGGCGAAGACGGTAAGCCTACCATCGAGACCATCTATTATGTCAAGACGCCTGTAGAGAAAACTCCTTATGGACATACGTCTACAACCGCGTACACCAGCTGGGGTGGTAAGATAACCACTACTTATGCAACCGAGAAGGTGACTTTCACTGGCGAAGACGGTAAGCCTACCATCGAGACCATCTATTATGTCAAGACGCCTGTAGAGAAAACTCCTTATGGACATACGTCTACAACCGCGTACACCAGCTGGGGTGGTAAGATAACCACTACTTATGCAACCGAGAAGGTGACTTTCACTGGCGAAGACGGTAAGCCTACCATCGAGACCATCTATTATGTCAAGACGCCTGTAGAGAAAACTCCTTATGGACATACGTCTACAACCGCGTACACCAGCTGGGGTGGTAAGATAACCACTACTTATGCAACCGAGAAGGTGACTTTCACTGGCGAAGACGGTAAGCCTACCATCGAGACCATCTATTATGTCAAGACGCCTGTAGAGAAAACTACTTATGGACATACGTCTACAACCGCGTACACTAGCTGGACCGGTGAGTACTCCACCACTTTCGCTACCAAAGTTGTAACTATCATTGGCGGAGATGGAAAACCAACCGTAAAAACCATTTATTCAGTTCAAACACCAGAAAGCGTCAAACCATCATTTAGTGGTTGGTTTAGTAACACTACTACATCGCACACCATTACGTCCTCCTCTACATCATCAGACTCAACCACATCTGATATAACTTCAACAGAACCAATCTTCTCCTTGACTACTGTCACTACAACAAGTAATGGTGTTACCACCGTCTACACTACTACCTGTCCTATTGATACTACTCTCACTGAAAGTACGTCTTGCGAGTCTCTCACCTCCAAGTCGAAGACGGAGCATGAAACCACTAGTTCCCAAATCTCCTACAGCACAAactcaaaagaagaagaaggagaagaagacgTTTTCAATAACGAAAGACCGACTTCTACTGAGTCAAATGAGGAACTCATCTCGAGCACTCAGATAGTATCGCTCTCTCAAACTGAAGTGACTCCTTCAAGCGATATTATTATCACGTCTTATGCGTCAAGCGCAACTGAAACTGTCCAAGAACAACATAgctttgaaggagaaaCACAAACATTATCTAGTTCGTCATCTACGGCTGATACGATATCAGTATTCGAGGGTAGTGCTGTAAAGCTACTTGTAACTCCTTTCATTGCGGTATTCTTAGCATTATTATGA